One part of the Mytilus trossulus isolate FHL-02 chromosome 11, PNRI_Mtr1.1.1.hap1, whole genome shotgun sequence genome encodes these proteins:
- the LOC134689753 gene encoding probable serine/threonine-protein kinase roco6, whose amino-acid sequence MIQSDGRHIGLECYVSSHLPLTSVIWCREPGDSISPDIKSYNGFSSNGIRILTLENLEKDDFATYKCIASNIIGTVESDPVQPNDDERQKFIHELFLKGECGRLHFARLVFIGKNGVGKTSLMRRLLWHKKEDVTSTKSTDGIEVEKCNINIDDGKWSPCKETDDDVRRLIHQVFKGKILNVERKDIETIDDPKPFSSNEDEPRSVSSKEPSTSFDESDTINILHENYKGERNTSDDTGDIQTFISDNKDNHVTVNLMPPDSFKLENIYDSDINHLTKQNESDPINDENINEMTSTIMKSCLQFREKEQDDMLAFCWLWDFAGQKDFYATHQVFLSKHAVFLLVTDSLEFTTAENQGNNFESSAQYVSFWFDAIHCYWSTTIEGRLDPPIIVVCTNEDKFKTREKEKRQTKFKENLNHVLKGQEKKRHLRNIYFISNTEDTDIVFEEIRKEISRQAMTMQDWGKDCPLKWLLFQRVLMKLKDNNVPISSTKSLLKIAKHKDIDISEDNEVKQCLQYCHDIGTVVYFDEDKLADHVILDPKWLINAFRCLVSDKIDNVIEISDDWETLTDTGQLTDSLISLLFEKEPELKFVENKAHLVEVMKRFDIIDYRCLEHKTNHSSDDLVKPWGLNEELDITNVPKTNGGKGSFWFN is encoded by the exons ATGATTCAAAGTGACGGAAGGCATATTGGTCTTGAATGTTATGTTAGTTCACATTTACCACTAACGTCTGTGATATGGTGTAGAGAACCCGGAGACAGTATTTCTCCGGATATCAAGTCTTACAACGGATTTAGCAGTAACGGAATTAGAATATTGACCCTTGAAAATCTCGAAAAAGACGATTTTGCAACATACAAATGCATAGCTAGTAATATTATTGGTACCGTAGAAAGCGATCCTGTACAACCTAACg ATGACGAAAGACAAAAGTTTATACATGAACTTTTCCTCAAAGGTGAATGTGGAAGACTACACTTTGCAAGACTAgtttttattggaaaaaacGGAGTAGGAAAAACCAGTTTAATGCGACGATTACTATGGCACAAGAAGGAAGATGTCACTTCTACAAAGAGTACAGACGGGATTGAAGTCGAGAAATGCAATATCAATATTGATGATGGGAAATGGAGCCCATGTAAAG AAACAGACGATGATGTACGCAGATTGATTCACCAAGTGTTTAAAGGGAAGATCCTTAATGTAGAACGCAAAGATATTGAAACTATTGATGATCCGAAACCTTTCAGTTCCAACGAGGATGAACCAAGAAGTGTATCGAGCAAAGAACCTTCTACAAGTTTCGATGAAAGTGATACCATAAATATCTTACATGAAAATTATAAGGGCGAAAGAAATACAAGTGATGATACAGGAGACATTCAAACATTTATCTCTGATAACAAAGATAATcatgtaacagtaaatttaatGCCACCGGATAGttttaaattggaaaatatCTATGACTCTGATATTAACCACTTAACAAAGCAAAATGAGTCCGACCCTATCAACGATGAAAATATAAACGAAATGACTTCCACAATTATGAAATCATGTCTTCAATTCAGAGAAAAGGAACAAGATGATATGTTGGCGTTTTGTTGGTTATGGGATTTTGCTGGCCAAAAGGATTTTTATGCCACTCACCAAGTTTTTCTGTCGAAACATGCAGTATTTTTGCTTGTAACCGATAGCTTAGAGTTCACCACTGCTGAGAATCAAGGAAACAATTTTGAAAGCTCTGCAC AGTATGTTAGTTTCTGGTTTGATGCCATTCACTGCTACTGGTCGACTACAATCGAAGGCAGACTAGACCCTCCGATCATTGTTGTGTGTACAAACGAAGATAAATTTAAG ACGCGAGAGAAAGAAAAACGTcagacaaaatttaaagaaaatttaaatcacGTTCTGAAAGGACAGGAGAAAAAAAGACACTtgagaaacatatattttatttctaatactgAGGATACTGATATTGTGTTTGAAGAGATTAGAAAAGAAATTTCACGTCAGGCTATGACCATGCAAGATTGGGGTAAAGACTGTCCATTAAAATGGCTTTTGTTTCAACGAGTcttaatgaaattaaaagacaacAATGTACCAATTTCATCAACTAAATCATTGCTGAAAATTGCAAAACATAAAGATATTGATATCAGCGAAGATAATGAAGTCAAACAATGCTTGCAATACTGTCATGACATTGGAACAGTTGTCTACTTTGATGAGGATAAATTAGCAGATCATGTCATTTTAGACCCTAAATGGTTGATAAATGCCTTCAGATGTCTTGTTAGTGATAAAATCGATAATGTAATCGAAATTTCAGATGACTGGGAAACATTGACAGATACTGGTCAATTAACAGATTCACTCATATCGCTTCTGTTTGAGAAAGAACCAGAATTGAAATTTGTAGAGAACAAAGCACATTTAGTTGAAGTGATGAAACGATTTGATATTATT GATTACCGGTGCTTAGAGCATAAGACAAACCACTCATCAGACGATTTAGTGAAGCCGTGGGGTTTAAATGAAGAGTTAGA CATCACTAATGTTCCTAAAACCAATGGCGGAAAAGGAAGTTTCTGGTTTAACTAA